A region of Chloracidobacterium sp. DNA encodes the following proteins:
- a CDS encoding methylmalonyl-CoA mutase family protein — protein MDTTEIKKAATAARAEVDRWEAETLSKVLEKTPEIKTSFEGVSLEPVERLYTDADIEDISEIGFPGEFPYKRGIHPTGYRGKLWTMRQFAGFSSPENTNARFKYLMEHGQTGLSVAYDLPALMGLDCDSPLSEGEVGKCGVAVSSLADFEVLFDGIPLDQVTVSQTINAPAPIFLAMYLVVAEKQKVDFKKISGTLQNDILKEYIAQKEWIYPIKPAMKLVIDTFEYTTKHVPKYNPISVSGYHIREAGATALQELAFTLRDGVEYVQYGVDRGMDLDEFVPRISFFFNAHNDFFEEIAKYRAARVIWARTMKERFGAKNPRTMQMRFHTQTAGVSLTVQQPLNNIARVAIQALAGVLGGTQSLHTDSYDEALALPTDEAALIALRTQQIIAEETGVANTVDPLGGSYYVESLTQKMIDGCMDYFEKIDGFGGMVEAVEAGFPQREIQESAYQYQKAVERKEQVIVGVNKYAMDEGASKYNILQIDETVRDHQLERMAQVKSSRDNGAVSNALEKLKQAAHSNENTMPAIIESVAAYATVEEICVALRDVYGIYEEPAF, from the coding sequence ATGGACACAACCGAAATTAAGAAGGCCGCAACCGCGGCTAGGGCCGAAGTTGACAGATGGGAAGCAGAAACCCTTTCCAAAGTGCTGGAAAAGACGCCGGAAATCAAAACGTCGTTCGAGGGCGTTTCACTAGAGCCGGTTGAACGGCTTTACACCGATGCTGACATCGAAGACATCAGTGAGATCGGCTTTCCCGGTGAATTTCCTTACAAACGCGGAATTCATCCGACAGGCTATCGCGGCAAGCTGTGGACGATGCGGCAGTTTGCGGGATTTTCGTCGCCGGAAAACACAAACGCCCGATTTAAGTATTTGATGGAACACGGGCAGACCGGCTTGTCGGTCGCTTACGATCTACCTGCCTTGATGGGCCTCGATTGCGATTCGCCTCTTTCGGAAGGCGAGGTTGGTAAATGCGGTGTTGCAGTTTCTTCGTTAGCGGATTTCGAAGTTTTATTTGACGGCATTCCCCTAGATCAGGTGACGGTTTCGCAGACGATCAATGCTCCTGCGCCGATCTTTCTTGCGATGTATCTAGTTGTTGCGGAAAAGCAAAAGGTCGACTTCAAGAAAATTTCAGGCACGCTTCAAAACGACATTCTCAAAGAATACATCGCGCAGAAAGAATGGATCTACCCGATCAAACCCGCGATGAAACTCGTAATCGACACCTTCGAATATACGACCAAGCACGTTCCAAAATACAACCCGATCTCGGTCAGTGGCTATCACATTCGTGAGGCCGGAGCGACGGCATTACAGGAGCTTGCGTTCACGCTGCGCGATGGTGTCGAGTACGTCCAATATGGCGTCGATCGCGGCATGGACTTGGATGAATTTGTCCCGCGAATATCATTCTTTTTCAACGCCCACAACGACTTCTTCGAAGAGATCGCTAAATACCGCGCCGCCCGTGTTATCTGGGCACGAACGATGAAAGAACGCTTTGGAGCGAAGAATCCGCGAACAATGCAGATGCGTTTTCATACTCAAACCGCAGGCGTATCGCTGACGGTTCAGCAGCCGCTAAATAACATCGCTCGCGTAGCCATACAAGCGCTTGCTGGCGTTCTTGGCGGCACACAGTCGCTGCATACTGATTCCTATGATGAAGCACTCGCTCTGCCGACAGATGAAGCTGCATTGATCGCCCTGCGAACGCAGCAGATCATCGCAGAAGAAACCGGCGTTGCAAACACGGTAGATCCGCTTGGCGGCAGCTATTATGTCGAATCGCTCACACAAAAAATGATCGACGGATGCATGGATTATTTTGAAAAAATCGATGGTTTCGGCGGCATGGTCGAAGCGGTCGAGGCCGGCTTCCCTCAGCGCGAGATACAGGAATCGGCATACCAATATCAAAAAGCAGTCGAACGTAAAGAACAAGTGATCGTCGGTGTAAATAAATATGCGATGGATGAAGGAGCCTCAAAATACAATATTCTCCAGATCGACGAGACCGTCCGCGATCATCAACTCGAACGAATGGCCCAAGTCAAATCATCTCGTGACAATGGCGCCGTCTCCAACGCACTCGAAAAATTAAAACAAGCCGCACATTCAAATGAAAACACAATGCCCGCGATCATCGAATCAGTAGCTGCTTACGCGACCGTCGAAGAGATCTGTGTTGCGTTGCGCGATGTGTACGGCATCTATGAGGAACCAGCGTTTTAA
- a CDS encoding LPS-assembly protein LptD, with the protein MRFPDPKTVFLLIFVLATFTLAQQTNPVDRQVSNPITDTPNINPISNEQNISAPKLKKKTTVEEEGGDGEVVVYSDSQSVEGEKGRRIVSHTGNVDVRYGIYRMQANKIVIYEADNKIVASGSVIFDQGDDQRITGASGVWNYKTKLGVFEDSTGFTNQTNDGTVLYFTAERVERVSLTEIVVTKGVFTACEEAVPKWSFTADNARIKTNDKLRLKNAKFRIKNIPLIVVPFASIPIKEKDRSSGFLTPTFGYSGRKGARVSAAYYKTLGDSADVTLRGDVFSARGIGYGLDARTRANSRSFLNFGFYAVKDRIFGQEADENNPDQGGSSIYADGVHYFPNGFTAAVDFRLTSSLAFRQEFSDGIQSIISPIEISQVFVNKSWNNYTLNFLTRSQVISIPNVREKSRNLPSIDFEKRPSQLPFFNSAYFSFRASLQGVSRKEEVDDLSLYFAMTGTEPVITPSLVQRFDVYPQVSIPFNTKYFNFTANAATRVTYYSNSFDDMRRVSSRDVTRRYGEFSFDVRPAALAKNFYGKKNEFRFRHVIEPFATYRLVKGVDNFNKIIRFDYIDTATNTNEIEFGITNRFYTRKYGQAVTPEAQRVLSLRSGVGNSAPDSRLQTPDSLSVQPYEIFSITVRGKYFFDKTFGGALIQGRRNQIEPITALSFYTFGGAPRRFSPLNIDATYRPQKNIFVNARLDYGISGDGLRDISAGMGYNTSFVKIFQTFYYTRAVTLIPSLAQYANDAGKEPGTLRGSQWSPAIFLGNRNRGLYGGTSFFFDLENRRKSQTSPMISSLVTVGYAYDCCSLALQYYTFNVGVRKENRFVFSFRLNGIGSFGTEQYGQGLR; encoded by the coding sequence ATGCGGTTCCCTGATCCCAAAACGGTCTTTTTGCTGATATTTGTGCTGGCGACATTCACGTTAGCGCAGCAGACAAATCCTGTCGATCGTCAGGTGTCCAATCCGATAACCGACACGCCGAACATCAACCCGATCTCAAACGAACAAAACATCTCAGCACCAAAACTCAAGAAAAAGACGACCGTTGAAGAGGAAGGCGGCGACGGGGAAGTCGTTGTTTATTCCGACTCGCAATCTGTCGAGGGCGAAAAAGGACGTCGCATTGTGAGTCATACCGGAAACGTTGACGTCCGCTACGGAATATATCGCATGCAGGCGAACAAGATCGTCATTTACGAAGCCGACAACAAGATCGTGGCGAGCGGAAGCGTGATATTTGATCAGGGCGACGATCAGCGAATAACAGGCGCAAGTGGCGTCTGGAATTACAAAACAAAGCTCGGCGTTTTTGAAGATTCGACTGGGTTTACAAATCAAACCAACGACGGAACGGTCCTTTATTTTACTGCCGAGCGAGTGGAACGAGTGTCGCTCACGGAGATCGTCGTCACAAAAGGCGTGTTCACCGCGTGCGAAGAAGCTGTGCCCAAATGGAGTTTTACGGCGGATAACGCCCGTATTAAAACTAACGACAAACTTCGGCTCAAGAACGCAAAATTCCGTATCAAAAATATACCTTTGATCGTCGTTCCATTTGCGTCGATTCCAATCAAGGAAAAAGACCGAAGCTCCGGCTTTCTGACACCGACTTTCGGCTACTCGGGCCGAAAGGGTGCTCGAGTTTCGGCTGCATATTACAAAACCCTTGGTGATTCGGCTGACGTTACACTTCGCGGCGATGTTTTTTCGGCACGCGGAATTGGCTACGGATTGGACGCCCGCACTCGGGCAAATTCGCGTTCATTCCTCAATTTTGGCTTTTATGCCGTAAAGGACCGCATCTTTGGCCAAGAAGCCGATGAGAATAATCCGGATCAGGGCGGTTCGTCGATCTATGCTGACGGCGTACATTATTTTCCAAATGGTTTCACTGCCGCAGTCGATTTCAGGCTCACTTCAAGTCTCGCGTTTCGCCAGGAATTTTCCGACGGCATACAGTCGATCATTTCGCCGATCGAGATATCGCAGGTTTTCGTCAACAAAAGCTGGAACAATTACACACTGAATTTTTTAACTCGTTCGCAAGTAATTTCAATTCCGAATGTTCGCGAAAAATCACGAAATTTGCCGAGCATCGATTTTGAAAAACGCCCGTCGCAACTGCCATTTTTTAACAGCGCATATTTTTCTTTCAGGGCGAGCCTTCAGGGAGTTTCTCGAAAAGAAGAGGTCGACGATTTAAGTCTTTATTTTGCAATGACTGGAACCGAGCCTGTGATCACGCCGTCCTTGGTGCAGCGGTTTGATGTTTATCCGCAGGTGTCGATCCCGTTCAATACGAAGTATTTTAATTTTACTGCTAATGCAGCGACACGAGTCACGTATTATTCTAATTCGTTCGACGACATGCGGCGTGTGTCGAGCAGAGATGTGACACGTCGATACGGCGAGTTCAGTTTTGATGTGCGGCCGGCCGCTCTCGCGAAGAACTTTTACGGAAAGAAAAACGAATTTCGATTCCGCCACGTGATCGAACCGTTCGCAACTTATCGTCTTGTGAAAGGCGTCGATAATTTTAACAAGATCATTCGCTTTGACTACATCGACACCGCCACCAATACCAACGAGATCGAATTCGGCATCACAAACAGATTCTACACAAGAAAATACGGCCAAGCCGTCACGCCCGAAGCACAAAGAGTCTTGAGTCTTAGGTCGGGAGTAGGAAATTCTGCTCCAGACTCCAGACTCCAAACTCCAGACTCGCTGTCTGTCCAGCCCTATGAGATCTTCAGCATTACGGTTCGCGGCAAGTATTTTTTTGATAAGACCTTTGGCGGGGCGTTGATACAGGGAAGGCGAAACCAGATCGAACCGATCACGGCACTTAGCTTTTACACGTTCGGCGGAGCACCTCGACGCTTTTCGCCATTGAACATAGACGCAACATATCGCCCGCAAAAAAATATATTTGTTAATGCTCGGCTCGATTATGGAATTTCAGGAGATGGCCTTCGCGACATTTCCGCCGGAATGGGCTACAACACGTCGTTCGTAAAGATCTTCCAAACTTTTTATTACACACGTGCCGTCACACTCATTCCATCGCTCGCCCAATACGCAAACGACGCCGGCAAAGAACCGGGAACGCTGCGAGGCTCACAATGGAGCCCCGCGATCTTCCTAGGCAACCGCAACCGCGGCCTCTACGGCGGCACATCCTTCTTCTTCGACCTCGAAAACCGCCGCAAATCCCAAACCTCACCAATGATCAGCTCCCTCGTAACCGTCGGCTACGCCTACGACTGCTGCTCCCTAGCCCTCCAATACTACACCTTCAACGTCGGCGTCAGAAAAGAAAACCGCTTCGTCTTCAGCTTCCGCCTAAACGGCATCGGCTCCTTCGGCACCGAACAATACGGTCAAGGGTTGCGTTGA
- a CDS encoding S9 family peptidase, with protein MKISLIFSTLLLSISIFTASGFAQQPPLIDRELFFGNPEYSGAQISPDGKYISFIRPLKDVRNVWVKGFDEPFEKARPLTAETKRPISGYFWSQDGKYILFTKDNDGDENYNVFAVDPAAAPAAGSEVPAPKNLTNAKGVRTFIYDVPESDPDTIYIGINDRDKSWHDLYKVQISTGTKTLLRENKDRLTGWVFDNAGKARMASRALPDGTTEILKVDGDKFTVVYTCGVFETCGAVRFTKDDKRVYAITNKGDRDLIQLVLFDPETGKEELVEQDPLGRVDFGNASFSRVSKQIVATAYQDDKTRIYWKDKNYEKDYNYIKKQVGDREINFVSSTKDETKFIVSTNSDVDPGTVWIFDRKTKNLTTLYTAREKLPRSSLSPMKPIRYKSSDGLEIPAYLTLPKGLPEKNLPLVVVPHGGPWARDAWGYSSFAQFLANRGYAVLSPNFRGSTGYGKKFLDAGNLQWGDKMQDDITWGVKHLVDQGIADPKKVGIMGGSYGGYATLAGVTFTPDLYAAAVAIVAPSSLKTLLESIPPYWEAGRVTFYKRMGDPNTPEGAAQIKRQSPLFSVDKIKTPLMIVQGANDPRVKKREADQMVVALRDRNYPVQYLLADDEGHGFARPVNNMAMFAASEKFLAKFLGGRFQESMTPEVTKRLGEITIDPKNVIVEQPKDMSAAPATDLTGKWAMVVTAGEQAIPVGLDIAQKGANFSGSTSSHLGPGTIEAGKVSGSNFTGVMKTEFQGQTMEIKITGKVEGGKLSGMLDMPGMGSMPFVATKN; from the coding sequence ATGAAAATATCACTGATCTTCTCGACACTGCTTCTATCTATATCGATTTTCACGGCATCAGGCTTCGCTCAACAGCCTCCTCTGATTGACCGTGAGCTATTCTTTGGCAATCCGGAATATTCGGGTGCCCAGATATCACCTGACGGCAAATATATATCGTTCATCCGCCCGTTAAAGGATGTGCGAAATGTTTGGGTCAAAGGCTTTGACGAGCCTTTTGAAAAGGCGCGTCCGCTAACGGCGGAAACCAAACGCCCTATCTCAGGCTATTTTTGGAGTCAGGACGGCAAATACATCCTTTTTACAAAGGACAATGACGGTGATGAAAATTACAACGTTTTCGCTGTCGATCCCGCTGCTGCTCCGGCAGCAGGTTCCGAGGTTCCGGCTCCGAAAAATCTGACCAACGCAAAAGGCGTTCGCACATTTATTTATGATGTGCCCGAGTCCGATCCTGATACGATCTACATCGGCATAAACGACCGTGATAAGTCATGGCACGATCTTTACAAGGTGCAGATCTCGACGGGCACAAAAACTCTACTGCGGGAAAATAAAGACCGATTAACAGGTTGGGTATTCGACAATGCCGGCAAGGCGCGAATGGCCAGCCGTGCTCTGCCGGACGGCACCACAGAGATACTAAAAGTTGATGGTGATAAATTTACGGTAGTTTACACATGTGGAGTTTTTGAAACGTGTGGTGCGGTGCGGTTTACCAAAGACGATAAACGCGTCTATGCGATCACAAACAAAGGTGACCGCGATCTGATCCAGCTCGTTCTTTTCGATCCGGAAACCGGAAAGGAAGAATTGGTTGAACAGGATCCTCTTGGCCGAGTAGATTTTGGAAATGCGTCGTTCTCAAGGGTTTCCAAACAAATTGTCGCCACCGCATATCAGGACGATAAGACTCGTATCTATTGGAAAGACAAGAATTACGAGAAAGATTACAACTATATCAAGAAACAGGTCGGCGATCGCGAGATCAATTTTGTTTCGAGTACCAAAGATGAGACCAAGTTCATAGTATCGACCAATAGCGACGTCGATCCCGGAACAGTTTGGATATTTGACCGCAAAACAAAAAATCTTACAACGCTTTACACCGCTCGTGAGAAATTGCCGCGTTCTTCCCTTTCACCGATGAAGCCTATCCGTTACAAAAGTTCGGACGGATTAGAAATTCCCGCGTATCTAACGCTTCCAAAAGGCTTACCGGAAAAGAATTTGCCGCTTGTCGTTGTTCCCCACGGCGGTCCCTGGGCACGCGATGCGTGGGGCTACAGCAGCTTTGCACAGTTCCTTGCTAATCGTGGCTATGCTGTGCTGTCACCAAATTTCCGCGGCTCGACAGGTTACGGCAAGAAGTTTCTCGACGCAGGTAATCTGCAGTGGGGCGACAAAATGCAGGACGACATTACTTGGGGCGTCAAACATCTCGTAGATCAAGGCATTGCCGATCCGAAAAAAGTCGGCATCATGGGCGGCAGTTACGGCGGCTATGCAACTCTGGCAGGCGTGACATTTACGCCGGACCTTTATGCGGCGGCAGTAGCTATTGTTGCCCCGTCTAGCCTGAAAACATTACTCGAATCGATCCCTCCATATTGGGAGGCAGGGCGTGTGACGTTTTACAAACGCATGGGCGATCCCAATACTCCCGAGGGTGCCGCTCAGATCAAGCGTCAATCACCGCTCTTCTCAGTTGATAAGATCAAAACGCCGTTAATGATCGTCCAGGGAGCAAACGACCCCCGTGTCAAAAAACGTGAGGCCGATCAGATGGTAGTTGCTCTTCGCGACCGAAACTATCCGGTTCAATATCTGCTCGCTGATGACGAAGGCCACGGCTTTGCACGCCCTGTCAACAATATGGCGATGTTTGCCGCCAGTGAAAAGTTCCTTGCCAAATTCCTCGGCGGACGATTTCAGGAAAGCATGACCCCTGAAGTCACCAAACGCCTCGGCGAGATCACAATCGATCCTAAGAATGTTATTGTAGAACAGCCAAAAGATATGTCCGCTGCTCCCGCCACTGATCTCACGGGAAAATGGGCGATGGTTGTAACCGCTGGTGAACAGGCGATACCAGTAGGTCTGGATATTGCTCAAAAAGGGGCTAATTTTAGCGGCTCGACGAGTTCGCACCTTGGCCCGGGCACAATTGAAGCTGGCAAAGTTAGTGGAAGTAACTTTACCGGCGTTATGAAAACTGAGTTCCAAGGCCAAACGATGGAGATAAAGATCACCGGTAAAGTGGAAGGTGGAAAACTTTCGGGAATGCTTGACATGCCGGGCATGGGGTCAATGCCATTTGTCGCAACTAAAAACTAA
- a CDS encoding branched-chain amino acid transaminase, which translates to MKISPKVWKNGEFINWDDARIHVMSHVVNYGSSVFEGIRCYNTSKGSAVFRLTEHMQRLVNSAKIYRMDSQFERDQFCDAAVELIKQSGLDSCYIRPLILRGLDEDKPAFGVNPFPNPIDSYIAIWQWGKYLGEEALETGIDVCVSSWTRITSNSMPTMAKAGANYMNSQLIKMEALLGGFSEGIALDDRGYVSEGSGENIFLVNDGKLITPPLGASILPGITRDSVVQIARELGIEVIETQIQRGALYLADEMFFTGTAAEITPIRTVDRITIGAGKRGEVTKKLQEEFFKIIDATRPAPFGAEWLTFVNAEGEKKTAAVTAD; encoded by the coding sequence ATGAAGATCTCGCCAAAGGTTTGGAAAAACGGCGAGTTTATTAATTGGGACGATGCTCGTATCCATGTGATGTCGCACGTCGTCAATTATGGTTCGAGCGTGTTCGAAGGCATACGCTGTTACAACACCAGCAAGGGTTCAGCGGTCTTCCGCCTTACCGAACACATGCAGCGGCTCGTCAATTCGGCGAAGATCTACCGAATGGACTCGCAATTCGAACGCGATCAATTTTGCGATGCTGCGGTTGAACTCATTAAACAAAGCGGCCTCGACTCCTGCTATATCAGACCATTGATACTGCGTGGTTTGGACGAAGACAAGCCTGCATTTGGCGTAAATCCTTTCCCTAATCCTATCGATTCCTACATCGCCATCTGGCAGTGGGGCAAATATCTTGGCGAAGAGGCCCTCGAAACCGGTATTGATGTTTGTGTGTCTTCGTGGACACGCATCACGTCAAATTCGATGCCGACGATGGCAAAAGCCGGTGCGAATTATATGAATTCGCAGCTTATCAAGATGGAAGCTCTGCTCGGCGGATTTTCCGAAGGCATCGCTCTCGATGACCGCGGCTACGTTTCCGAAGGCTCAGGCGAGAACATCTTTTTGGTAAACGACGGTAAGCTGATTACGCCGCCGCTCGGAGCATCGATCCTGCCCGGAATCACTCGCGATTCCGTCGTCCAGATCGCCCGCGAACTCGGCATCGAGGTCATCGAAACCCAGATCCAACGCGGTGCTCTCTATCTCGCAGACGAAATGTTCTTCACCGGCACAGCAGCCGAAATAACACCGATCCGAACGGTTGACCGCATCACAATCGGAGCGGGAAAACGCGGCGAGGTAACAAAGAAACTCCAAGAAGAATTCTTCAAAATAATCGACGCCACACGCCCCGCACCTTTCGGAGCAGAATGGCTCACATTCGTTAACGCTGAGGGCGAAAAAAAAACAGCAGCTGTAACCGCTGATTGA
- a CDS encoding YraN family protein, producing MDDVLSINNVPSKAIPNLGEHGEAIAAGYLIKNGYRIVVANFKVPVGRNSKGVSVTGEIDIIALDGETLCFVEVKTRRSDEFTPIITNVDVRKQRQITRTAKIYRRIFGVWDMEFRYDVVTVLMPKNAKPQIELTRDFWNESKFRKRTWNDRSWNEFL from the coding sequence ATGGATGACGTACTTTCTATCAACAATGTTCCCTCCAAAGCGATTCCAAACCTTGGAGAACACGGCGAGGCGATTGCCGCAGGATATTTGATCAAAAACGGTTACCGCATTGTAGTAGCAAATTTCAAAGTTCCGGTTGGCCGCAACAGCAAAGGTGTTTCTGTAACGGGCGAGATCGACATTATTGCTCTTGATGGTGAGACGCTTTGTTTTGTTGAGGTAAAAACGAGGCGGTCTGACGAATTTACACCCATTATCACAAACGTCGATGTCCGGAAGCAGCGGCAGATCACCCGTACAGCAAAAATATATCGCCGCATTTTTGGTGTTTGGGATATGGAGTTTCGCTACGATGTTGTCACCGTGCTAATGCCAAAGAACGCCAAACCTCAAATAGAGTTAACAAGAGACTTTTGGAATGAAAGCAAGTTTCGAAAACGAACGTGGAACGACCGGTCCTGGAACGAGTTTTTATGA
- a CDS encoding PD40 domain-containing protein, translated as MTFRLGFLVLLVCLISAISASAQVESVIGQITNSASDTYAGGISGNGRFVVFESRGNLATENPRNADGNSEIFLFDYAQRRIYQITDTKSVLFDTTQAAIFNNIRVEITNTRPVISNDGRWIAFSSNATTSTPDTPDGTNPGSFDGNAFTSPTPTPTASPTSTATATPTASPTGSPTATPVPGANVLTSDGNLEMWLYRIPDYSEVADLSAGEEIPPTNLAGGPFTRVTNTDPSQLPRPGTSTTGPYIADDNHDASISDDGSVIAFGSTRDLVTCVGNSFPTDDNDEIFTYFQGAGAACDDGSGVGIRQVTKTPRGPISDPIYSKFPTISGNGQRVVFASTGDNPIVGMTDGTNPSTSRNEEIFYADLIDGSPTAGTTKKQITITTPTNAGDPVNIFDIGRRMSRDGRYIAFDSYADLATIPNGPNKKSFALYVYDTLAPAPTPGNSPFRQIGPRSDADTAASGGDLQHYPGFTDYDAGGAATALVLETRLNIKPDGTIPTNASEGLNPSEQRQGQIYSYPLDVPAATATFTRLAKFPDTSLSILASTQLLPSDSVNRMAFNFSLSELGTGNFDLRNEAFCFLLPEVSTEAPVTIALATGATRLPVSFASTTATQTPTASPTSTATFTPTSTPTRTATATATSTASPSSTPSATPSATATSTPQTPSSVLGVSPGMSAILNFQAGIDQPVVARTAVGSIDRSFMLPIELSGVTMTINGAACGLKSVSRRNIEFVVPPGLPAALEGTNYPLVINNNGVLMKSYITIVPARPDIFNIEGFIGPGGRAKMFNVTNSVYLNEPFVVKTIKRKGNKLVPTVLRVYVTGVANLGAGSATVRIGNSGQIPSTTGPVIVAPGVYTFDFALPASLAHAGDQPVVVSVSGGATIFTSRLDDTTSRIFIL; from the coding sequence GTGACATTTCGCCTCGGTTTTCTTGTTTTACTAGTATGTTTGATCTCTGCGATTTCGGCTTCAGCACAAGTTGAATCCGTAATTGGACAGATAACAAATTCAGCATCCGATACCTACGCAGGCGGCATCAGCGGAAACGGTAGGTTTGTCGTTTTCGAATCAAGAGGCAATCTTGCAACGGAAAATCCGCGTAATGCAGACGGTAACTCTGAGATTTTTCTTTTCGATTACGCTCAGCGACGGATATACCAAATAACCGATACCAAAAGCGTTCTATTCGATACAACGCAAGCGGCTATCTTCAATAACATCCGGGTGGAGATCACCAATACACGCCCGGTGATCAGCAACGACGGACGTTGGATCGCCTTTAGTTCCAACGCAACTACCTCAACACCAGATACTCCTGACGGAACAAACCCTGGTTCCTTTGACGGCAATGCTTTCACGTCGCCAACACCGACACCTACTGCTTCGCCAACATCGACGGCGACAGCTACTCCTACTGCCTCACCGACTGGTTCGCCTACAGCTACTCCGGTACCCGGAGCAAACGTACTTACGAGCGACGGCAATCTGGAAATGTGGCTCTATCGAATTCCTGATTACTCCGAGGTTGCCGATCTGTCGGCAGGTGAAGAAATTCCGCCCACGAACCTTGCAGGTGGACCATTCACTCGTGTAACAAATACTGATCCAAGCCAGCTGCCGCGTCCAGGAACCTCGACAACGGGGCCGTATATTGCAGACGATAACCACGATGCGAGCATTAGTGACGACGGAAGCGTTATTGCATTTGGATCGACACGCGATCTGGTAACGTGTGTTGGAAATTCATTTCCTACTGATGACAACGATGAGATATTCACATACTTTCAGGGTGCAGGTGCAGCGTGTGACGACGGAAGCGGTGTTGGTATACGCCAAGTGACCAAAACTCCGCGCGGCCCGATCTCCGACCCGATCTACAGCAAGTTTCCGACCATTTCAGGCAATGGGCAGCGTGTGGTTTTTGCCAGTACAGGCGACAATCCGATCGTCGGAATGACCGACGGAACAAATCCCTCTACGAGTAGAAACGAAGAGATCTTTTACGCCGACTTGATCGATGGCAGCCCAACGGCAGGAACTACAAAAAAACAGATCACAATAACAACGCCGACAAACGCCGGTGATCCGGTGAATATTTTCGATATAGGACGCCGAATGAGCCGTGACGGGCGTTACATTGCATTCGATTCTTACGCCGATCTCGCAACAATACCTAACGGACCGAACAAGAAATCATTTGCGCTTTATGTGTATGACACGCTGGCTCCGGCACCGACACCGGGAAACTCTCCATTTCGCCAGATCGGTCCTAGAAGCGATGCCGATACGGCCGCTTCGGGCGGAGACCTGCAGCATTATCCTGGATTTACTGACTATGACGCAGGCGGAGCGGCAACCGCTCTGGTTTTGGAAACACGTTTGAACATAAAACCTGACGGAACAATACCAACCAACGCATCGGAAGGATTAAATCCAAGCGAGCAGCGTCAAGGCCAGATATATTCTTACCCGCTGGATGTTCCGGCGGCCACGGCGACATTTACACGACTCGCAAAGTTTCCGGACACATCACTGAGTATCCTGGCCTCGACACAATTGCTGCCGAGCGATTCGGTGAATCGAATGGCGTTCAACTTTTCATTGAGTGAGTTGGGTACGGGTAATTTTGATCTGCGTAATGAGGCTTTTTGTTTTTTACTGCCGGAGGTGAGTACCGAAGCGCCCGTTACGATCGCCCTTGCAACAGGGGCTACAAGACTTCCGGTATCGTTCGCCTCTACAACAGCAACTCAGACGCCTACTGCATCTCCAACAAGCACAGCAACATTTACTCCAACATCTACGCCTACACGAACGGCGACTGCCACCGCAACATCGACGGCAAGCCCTTCGAGCACGCCAAGCGCTACGCCGTCTGCAACTGCGACATCAACTCCGCAAACACCGTCATCGGTACTTGGCGTTTCGCCTGGAATGTCAGCAATTTTGAACTTTCAAGCAGGGATTGATCAGCCGGTCGTAGCGCGAACCGCAGTTGGCTCGATAGATCGCAGTTTCATGCTTCCGATCGAGCTTAGCGGCGTGACAATGACTATAAACGGAGCAGCCTGTGGCCTAAAGTCAGTCAGCCGACGTAACATTGAATTTGTCGTGCCGCCCGGACTGCCTGCTGCACTAGAGGGCACAAATTATCCGCTCGTGATCAATAACAACGGCGTGTTAATGAAAAGTTATATAACGATCGTTCCGGCACGACCGGACATCTTTAACATAGAAGGTTTTATTGGCCCGGGCGGGCGAGCCAAGATGTTCAATGTTACAAACAGCGTGTACCTTAACGAACCTTTTGTCGTTAAGACGATCAAACGCAAGGGCAATAAGCTCGTGCCGACAGTATTGCGCGTATATGTTACCGGCGTCGCAAATCTCGGTGCGGGTTCGGCCACGGTTAGGATCGGAAACAGCGGCCAGATACCTTCAACGACGGGACCGGTCATAGTCGCTCCGGGTGTTTACACTTTTGATTTTGCGTTGCCTGCATCATTGGCGCATGCGGGCGATCAGCCTGTTGTGGTCTCTGTGAGTGGAGGGGCAACGATATTTACTTCAAGGCTTGATGACACAACATCTCGCATATTTATTCTCTAA